In Arachis stenosperma cultivar V10309 chromosome 1, arast.V10309.gnm1.PFL2, whole genome shotgun sequence, one DNA window encodes the following:
- the LOC130982420 gene encoding uncharacterized protein LOC130982420 produces MTAVAPLEIRIFSDLVRKERVVKEYAKTIGIGGCFNCGLPGHIARDCTRGKNPNAGQSQYQGCVFVVNAKDTAKANPLMRGNCLIGDKILVALYDTRASHSFISFAKVEELGLKMSELAFELHVHTPHQTGVTRLGCRQLGFKLEDRDFVHDLICLPVVRLEMILGFDWLSKNRVLLDCFERSIQFMPEGENRSVVAEGYYLNSVMVHCSGKECQGYILLAANALGDNQKIDQIPVVRDFLEVFPEDIPEFPPQR; encoded by the exons ATGACTGCTGTGGCTCCTttggagattcggattttttcTGATCTAGTAAGGAAGGAAAGAGTTGTTAAGGAATATGCAAAGACG ATTGGTATAGGTGGTTGTTTCAACTGTGGTTTGCCTGGTCACATTGCGAGAGATTGCACTCGTGGGAAGAACCCGAATGCGGGTCAGAGTCAATACCAAGGGTGCGTATTTGTTGTGAACGCCAAGGATACTGCTAAGGCAAATCCTCTTATGAGAGGTAACTGTTTAATTGGTGATAAGATCTTGGTTGCATTGTATGATACTAGAGCTTCACATTCATTTATTTCATTTGCTAAAGTTGAGGAGCTAGGCTTGAAAATGTCAGAATTAGCATTTGAATTGCATGTACATACTCCGCATCAGACGGGAGTGACTAGGTTAGGTTGTAGGCAACTAGGTTTCAAGCTTGAGGATAGAGACTTTGTGCATGATTTGATTTGTTTACCAGTGGTTAGGTTAGAGATGATTTTGGGGTTTGATTGGTTGTCAAAGAATCGAGTTTTGTTAGATTGCTTTGAACGGTCAATTCAGTTTATGCCGGAAGGAGAAAATAGATCAGTGGTAGCTGAGGGTTATTACCTGAACTCTGTAATGGTGCACTGTAGTGGGAAAGAGTGTCAGGGTTATATACTGTTGGCTGCAAATGCATTAGGTGACAATCAGAAGATAGATCAAATCCCGGTAGTTAGAGACTTTCTGGAGGTATTCCCGGAAGATATTCCTGAGTTCCCACCTCAAAGGTAG